One window of the Hippocampus zosterae strain Florida chromosome 8, ASM2543408v3, whole genome shotgun sequence genome contains the following:
- the arhgef18b gene encoding rho guanine nucleotide exchange factor 18 isoform X2, producing MCVSVTFLSFALLPTQPQCLVCLRLMVQKVLQELKLYHGAKQRNNKANDKDSENVTWYEFLSNENEEEEDRSGKVEKGTKVKRTLSSLRNRMTGSFNKDKGKNREKEQQRGKEKDREPTETEFSHNNGHVLALGTFSSCATCSLCGKTLQKKHSLQCMNCAVNVHRSCKSLLGECTSTKNKRDSLSRTGPSGSPNLALKDRHREQEQSSQTLNGHAIFDGPPGMTIIPRGPSNQPTATNNITTPGAPALYLGHSPRHHSSSGSLPGEMDETDALRLKRCNEDTISLVPSTTESIIVEDAHYAAVRADLECDAQDLEAESWSLAVDQQFVKRHSKEAMKRQDATYELMQTEMHHVRTLKIMLHVYVRELKENLQMDSSRVECIFPRLENLLELHMHFLSSLKERRRESTVMPTEGNYTVDRIADILIAQFSGVVGEKMKECYGDFCSHHTEAVSYYKEQMQTNKRFHSIIRKINNLSIVRRLGVPECMLLVTQRITKYPALVERILHSTEEGTEEHTELNRALGLIKDTIVQVDSLVNLHEKTCRLRDIHNKVEPKALGKIKDGRVFRREDLAQGRRRLLHEGTVNWKAASGRLKDILAVLLSDVLLLLQEKDQRYVFAAVDNKPSVISLQKLIVREVAHAERAMFLICASSNEPEMYEIHTTSKEERNTWMTQIRQAVESCPHTEERLFSEEEEARASRLKEFQERLSQKDAVIVQALSEKLQLFADMAESVAGLEDTASRSKLLLRGDASDLQQGEALLKGAITEVENLQNLLQSGVRDKVLSSHQNEGSNSGLLPRRADTFGGYDSSPTILTKNGNMKKNFSGESRNRDRSQRASSDPQLKDLCGSQTLEQTVDESCCTPTRWNRIWSNSFPEAEFFDKVLMLSQRLYSLQAIISQQDSHIELQRVSLTERASLPGRHRGNVLLEQEKQRTLALQREELASFHKLQSQHRQEQQRWEKERGKHRQQVEATEARLRQREEECRRLEERLAEERVELERQRETYQQDLERLRESTRAVEKEKERLEHQKRIKRKTIEVAPMSGSLNGELLLSSGLSSSTGLSDTPLPPKALVRGSMSVAPADYQERPEVTLRRDASSSTLPLKTEVPLHLFSTTNQQHKLVGVQQQIPTKLAALSSGKGKGVKSGKASQRTDSTASVDMKQILPLKLSARDDGAVKAKRSVSPHQPAPLSAPPLPSSLHQHRDHQQSPLDLFGPDCQSNMISGSHPATIQKPPVPPTQPSLQSSVQPAAIPAHSHTTASLQFPAQVQPQGLGSNPHMLAQGLGLSHSMPLPPPPPPFNINTEDLNKEDVIFF from the exons atgtgtgtgtcagTTACTTTCCTTTCCTTTGCTTTGCTCCCAACTCAGCCCCAGTGTCTTGTTTGTCTTAGGCTGATGGTACAGAAAGTTCTACAGGAGCTAAAGTTGTACCACGG TGCCAAACAGAGGAACAACAAAGCCAATGACAAAGATTCTGAAAATGTCACGTGGTACGAGTTCCTCTCCAATGA gaatgaggaagaggaggatcgAAGTGGGAAGGTAGAAAAAGGCACCAAGGTAAAGAGGACTCTCAGCTCGTTGAGGAACAGGATGACCGGCTCCTTCAATAAAGATAAG GGTAAGAACCGAGAGAAAGAGCAGCAGAGGGGTAAGGAGAAGGACAGGGAGCCTACGGAGACAGAGTTCAGCCACAACAATGGGCATGTTTTAGCGCTCGGCACTTTTTCCAGCTGCGCCACCTGCTCTCTATGCGGCAAGACACTGCAGAAGAAAcacagcctgcaatgcatga ATTGTGCTGTGAATGTTCACAGGAGCTGTAAGTCTCTGCTGGGTGAGTGCACCAGCACCAAGAACAAG AGAGATTCTTTATCGAGGACAGGCCCATCTGGATCCCCCAATCTTG CACTAAAAGACCGCCACAGAGAGCAGGAACAGTCGTCACAAACCTTGAATGGCCACGCAATATTTGACGGCCCCCCTGGCATGACCATCATTCCTCGGGGACCAAGTAACCAACCGACTGCAACAAATAACATCACCACTCCAGGAGCTCCTGCTTTATACCTCGGCCACAGCCCACGCCACCACAGCAGCTCAGG aTCTCTCCCCGGAGAGATGGATGAAACCGACGCTCTTCGCTTGAAGCGCTGCAATGAAGACACCATTTCCCTCGTTCCCTCCACTACAGAGTCTATAATCGTGGAAG ATGCTCACTATGCTGCAGTGCGAGCTGATCTAGAGTGTGATGCCCAGGACCTGGAAGCAGAGTCTTGGAGTTTGGCCGTTGACCAACAGTTTGTTAAGAGACACTCTAAAGAGGCCATGAAGAGGCAGGATGCCACATATG AACTGATGCAGACGGAAATGCACCACGTGAGGACACTGAAGATAATGCTCCATGTGTACGTGAGAGAGTTGAAGGAGAACCTCCAGATGGATTCAAGCAGAGTGGAATGTATTTTCCCGCGGTTGGAAAACCTCCTGGAGCTCCACATGCATTTCTTGTCCTCTCTTAAAGAACGCAGGCGAGAAAGCACTGTTATGCCCACCGAGGGCAACTACACAGTGGACAGAATAGCAGACATACTCATTGCGCAG TTTTCAGGTGTTGTCGGCGAGAAGATGAAGGAGTGCTATGGTGATTTCTGCAGTCACCACACTGAGGCTGTCAGCTACTACAAAGAGcagatgcaaacaaacaaaagattcCACAGCATCATACGG AAAATCAACAACCTGTCCATTGTGCGAAGGTTAGGAGTGCCTGAGTGTATGCTGTTGGTAACACAGCGCATTACCAAGTACCCGGCTCTGGTCGAGCGCATCCTACACAGCACCGAAG AGGGTACCGAGGAACACACAGAGCTGAACCGTGCGCTAGGCTTGATTAAAGACACTATTGTTCAAGTGGACTCATTGGTTAATCTGCACGAGAAGACATGTCGCCTTCGTGACATCCACAACAAGGTGGAGCCAAAGGCCCTGGGCAAAATCAAAGATGGACGAGTGTTTCGCCGAGAAGACTTGGCGCAGGGTCGGCGACGTCTCCTGCACGAGGGCACCGTCAACTGGAAAGCTGCCTCTGGCAGACTCAAAG ATATTCTTGCAGTTCTCCTTTCTGATGTGTTACTCCTGCTACAAGAGAAGGATCAGCGATATGTATTTGCAGCGGTG GACAACAAGCCATCAGTCATCTCTCTTCAGAAGCTGATTGTTAGGGAGGTGGCACATGCTGAGAGAGCCATGTTTCTGATCTGCGCGTCCTCCAATGAGCCGGAGATGTACGAGATCCACACGACCTCtaaagaagaaagaaacactTGGATGACCCAAATCCGGCAAGCTGTTGAGAG CTGTCCTCATACAGAGGAGAGGCTGTTTAGTGAAGAGGAAGAAGCTCGAGCTTCCAGGTTAAAAGAATTTCAAG AACGTCTAAGCCAGAAGGATGCAGTGATTGTCCAGGCGCTCTCTGAGAAGCTGCAACTTTTTGCAGACATGGCAGAGTCTGTGGCAGGTCTGGAGGACACAGCTTCCCGCTCCAAGCTTCTTTTACGGGGTGATGCCTCAGATCTCCAGCAGGGGGAAGCCTTGCTTAAAGGAGCCATCACCGAGG ttgaaaACCTTCAGAATTTGCTCCAGTCTGGAGTGCGGGATAAAGTCTTATCATCACATCAAAATGAAGGGAGCAACTCTGGACTCCTGCCCAGGAGAGCAGACACTTTTGGTGGCTATGACAGCAGCCCCACCATCCTCACTAAGA ATGGCAACATGAAGAAGAATTTTTCTGGCGAATCCAGAAACAGAGACCGAAGCCAGCGGGCCAGCTCTGACCCTCAGCTCAAAGATCTCTGTGGCAGCCAAACTCTGGAGCAGACG GTTGATGAGAGCTGCTGCACACCAACGAGATGGAATAGGATCTGGTCCAACTCATTCCCCGAGGCAGAG TTCTTTGACAAAGTATTAATGCTTTCTCAAAGGCTCTACAGTCTTCAG GCCATCATCTCTCAGCAGGACAGCCACATTGAGCTGCAGCGTGTCTCGCTGACAGAGCGTGCCTCTCTGCCTGGGCGCCACCGCGGGAACGTGCTGCTAGAGCAGGAGAAGCAGCGCACGCTGGCCCTGCAGAGAGAGGAGCTCGCCAGCTTCCACAAACTGCAGTCTCAGCATCGCCAGGAACAGCAGCGCTGGGAGAAGGAGCGAGGGAAgcaccgccaacaagtggaggcCACAGAGGCCAGGCTGCGGCAAAGGGAGGAGGAATGCAGGCGGCTGGAG GAGCGACTGGCAGAAGAGAGGGTGGAGTTGGAGAGGCAAAGGGAGACGTACCAACAAGACCTGGAGAGACTCAGGGAGTCCACTCGCGCAGTCGAGAAAGAGAAGGAACGCCTAGAACACCAGAAGAGGATCAAGAGGAAAACCATTGAG GTGGCGCCGATGTCCGGCAGTCTAAATGGGGAGCTCCTTTTATCCTCTGGCCTCAGCAGCTCTACCGGCCTCTCCGACACACCCCTGCCCCCGAAGGCCCTGGTGCGCGGCAGCATGTCGGTGGCACCGGCTGACTACCAGGAACGGCCCGAGGTGACGCTGCGCAGAGACGCCAGCTCCTCCACCCTGCCGCTGAAGACGGAAGTGCCGCTGCACCTCTTCAGCACCACCAACCAACAGCACAAATTGGTGGGAGTGCAGCAGCAGATCCCCACCAAGCTGGCCGCCCTCAGCAGCGGCAAAGGCAAGGGAGTGAAGAGCGGGAAGGCATCGCAGCGCACCGACAGTACTG CCTCGGTGGACATGAAGCAGATTCTCCCCCTGAAGCTGTCGGCGCGTGACGACGGCGCTGTCAAAGCCAAGCGCTCTGTCAGCCCCCACCAGCCAGCGCCGCTGTCTGCGCCTCCTCTGCCTTCCTCCCTCCATCAGCACAGag ATCACCAGCAAAGTCCTTTGGACCTTTTTGGACCAGATTGTCAATCCAACATGATTAGCGGCAGCCACCCCGCAACAATCCAGAAGCCCCCTGTGCCACCCACTCAGCCCTCTCTGCAGTCTTCCGTGCAGCCTGCCGCCATCCCGGCCCACTCGCACACCACCGCATCGCTGCAGTTCCCGGCCCAGGTGCAGCCACAAGGCCTTGGCTCGAACCCCCACATGCTTGCGCAGGGCCTTGGCCTCAGTCACAGCATGCCgctgccgccaccgccgccgcccttcAACATCAACACAGAAGACCTCAACAAGGAAGACGTCATCTTCTTCTAA